Within Pelotomaculum schinkii, the genomic segment CCCACCCCGGGATAGTCCAGCCCGGCCGATATCGAATGGGCGCACTTAATCTGGCCGTTATCATCCTGCAAAACATAACTCAGTGTCCCGTGCAGCACGCCGGGGCTGCCACAGCTTAAGGTAGCGGCATGTTCTCCGGTTGCCAGTCCTCTCCCTGCCGCCTCAACCCCAACCAGCTTGACCTGCGGTTGATCTAGAAAGGCATGGAAAATTCCCATAGCGTTGCTCCCTCCACCTACACAGGCCACCACGTAATCGGGCAGCCGGCCGGCCTGTTCCATGGCTTGCTTGCCGGCCTCGTCGCCGATTACCGACTGGAAATCCCGGACCATGGCCGGGTAAGGATGCGGACCGGCCACCGACCCAATCAGATAGTAGGTATCTTCCACGTTGGTCACCCAGTCCCGGATGGCTTCATTCATAGCGTCCTTCAGGGTCCTGCTGCCGCTTGCGACAGGGATCACCTTGGCGCCCAAAAGCTGCATACGGTAAACGTTGGGGCTCTGCCGCCTGATGTCCTCCTCGCCCATGTAAACAGCACAGTCCAATCCGAACAGAGCTGCTGCGGTTGCAGTGGCCACACCATGCTGGCCTGCCCCCGTCTCGGCGATAACCCTCCTTTTTCCCATGCGGCGCGCCAGGAGTATTTGCCCGATGGTATTATTTATTTTGTGGGCGCCGGTATGGTTTAGATCCTCTCTTTTAAGGTAAATAGCAGCTCCCCTGCAGTGCTTTGTCAGCCCGGCGGCCTGGTAAAGGGGAGAAGGCCTGCCTACATAATTTTTTAGGTACAATTCCAGTTCACGGTGAAAATCCGGATCTTCCTGTGCCCTCCGATAAGCCTGCTCCAGTTCCTCCAGGGCAGGCATCAGTGTTTCCGGCACAAAGCGCCCGCCATATAGCCCAAAGTAACCTCTATTGTCCGGCAGAGCTGCTTTTTTATTGCTCAAATCCAACACCCCCCTTGGCTGCCTGAATAAACAGCCTGATTTTTTCGGGATCTTTTTGCCCGCCGCTTTCCACCCCGCTTGAAACGTCCACGGCGTAAGGTCTGGTGGTTTCCACGGCCATCCTCACATTATCCGGCCTCAAGCCCCCGGCCAGGA encodes:
- the trpB gene encoding tryptophan synthase subunit beta — its product is MSNKKAALPDNRGYFGLYGGRFVPETLMPALEELEQAYRRAQEDPDFHRELELYLKNYVGRPSPLYQAAGLTKHCRGAAIYLKREDLNHTGAHKINNTIGQILLARRMGKRRVIAETGAGQHGVATATAAALFGLDCAVYMGEEDIRRQSPNVYRMQLLGAKVIPVASGSRTLKDAMNEAIRDWVTNVEDTYYLIGSVAGPHPYPAMVRDFQSVIGDEAGKQAMEQAGRLPDYVVACVGGGSNAMGIFHAFLDQPQVKLVGVEAAGRGLATGEHAATLSCGSPGVLHGTLSYVLQDDNGQIKCAHSISAGLDYPGVGPEHAYLKDSGRVRYTSVTDAEALSAFHLLCHTEGIIPALESAHALAEAVRLAPSLSPEKIIMVNLSGRGDKDIPAVAGAQGVTV